aatgataccaaattgaaaaacctaggacaagaattgaggtaacaaagttgaaaagatttTACACTTTTTACAATTACCGCGCGCTCCCGCGGAATGCCCAAACCCACCCGGGGTAGTGTGATGCATGTGCGCCCAGAGCATCAAAGTGTATATtaaatagttacaggatgagagctacgcttgtggtgtgccccctcttcccagtactctttatcatacagtataacgctttgaaactactgacggttttggctttCACCAACTTCTCACTTAATTTGTTGtaatcgtctaccactctatttgcaaaagaaaattttctaatatttttggcacctctgttttcttagcttgaatctgtgtcctcttgttcataAAATtgttggtttcaggaattcctctctgTCAATTTggttaattgtgtgtgtgtgtaattacctaagtgtagttacaggatgagagctatgctcgtggtgtcccgtcttcccagcactctttgtcatataacgctttgaaactactgacggtattggcctccaccaccttctcacttaacttgttccaaccgtctaccactctatttgcaaaggtgaattttcttatatttcttcggcatctgtgtttagctagattaaatctatgacctcttgttcttgaagtgccaggtctcaggaaatcttccctgtcgattttatcaattcctgttactactttgtatgtagtgatcatatcacctctttttcttctgtcttctagttttggcatgtttaatgcttctaacctcttctcgtagctcttacccttaagttctgggagccacttagtagcatgtctttgcaccttttccagtttgttgatgtgcttcttaagatatgggcaccacacaacagctgcctattctagctttggcctaacagaagtcatgaacaatttctttagtatatcgccatccatgtatttaaatgcaattctgaagttagaaagcatagcataggctccttgcacaatattctttatgtggtcctcaggtgatagttttctatctagaaccacccctagatctctttctttatcagaattctttaaagatttctcacataatatataggttgtgtggggtctatgttctcctattccacattccataacatgacatttattaacattaaattccatttgccaagtggtgctccatctacttattttgtccagatcttcttgaagggcatgacaatcatctaaatttcttatccttcctattatcttagcatcatcagcaaacatgttcatataattctgtataccaactggtagatcatttatgtacacaataaacatcactggtgcaagaactgaaccctgtggtactccacttgtgacatttctccattccgatacattgcctctgattactgccctcatttttctatcagtcagaaaatttttcattcatgatagaagcttacctgtcacccctccaatattttccagtttccagaacaacctcttatgtggaactctgtcgaaagccttttttaggtccagatagatgcagtcaacccaaccatctctttcctgtaatatctctgtggctcgatcatagaaacagtaaattcgatacacaggatcttccagattgaaaaccatactgtctgtctgatattatatcatttctctctaggtgttctacccatttagttttgattagtttttccaatactttcactattacacttgtcaatgatacaggtctataattgagggggtcttccctgctgccacttttgtagattggaactatgttagcctgtttccacacgtctgctacgattcctgtacacagggatgcctgaaagatcaggtgaagtggaatgctgagctcagatacacattctctcagaacccatggtgaaacgccatctgggccagctgctttgttcttaccgagctccttgagcattttttccacttcgtctctagacacctctatgtgctctatgttgttctctggaattcttattgtatctggttccctaaagatttcattttgtacaaacacactttggaacttttcgtttagtgtttcacacatttccttttcatcttccgtgaatctatttcccattttcaacctctgaatattatcctttacctgcaatttgttgtttatgaatttatagaatagacctggttctgttttacatttgtctgcaatccctttttcaaaatttctttctgcctctctcctcactgccgtgtagttgtttctcgcatctttgtatcgctggtatgtttgggggttcggcctcttcctgtattgattccatttttgtgtcttttggtctctagtgtgtgtgtaattacctaagtgtgttaCTAAGTGTTACTAAGATTAAAATGTTAAAAttactaagtgtgtgtgtgtgtactcacctatttgtgcttgcggcacaaataggtgagtacaaataggtgagtacacacacactcacacacactcacatgatttatgaggaaaggctgcgggaaatgcaccttacgacactggaagacagaagagtaaggggggacatgatcacaacctacaaaatcctcaggggtatcgaccgggtaaacaaggatgaactattcaacactggtgggacgcgaacaaggggacacaggtggaagctgagtacccaaatgagccacagagacgttagaaagaactttttcagtgtcagagtagttagtaaatggaatgcattaggaagtgatgtggtggaggctgactccatacacagcttcaaatgtagatatgatagagcccaataggctcaggaatctgtacaccagttgattgacggttgagaggcgggaccaaagagccagagctcaacccccgcaagcacaattaggtgagtacactgtgtgtgtgtgcgtgtgtgtgtgcgcgcgcatgaGTGTGTGCCTGTGCTCTTGTTGAAGTTAGTGCTcctgttaaatgcttcaaaatgtGTGTAGTCATGATCCTATCATggagtctgacagctgagtgaacaacGCTTCGCatacgtagtcctgaggttctgggtttgatccccagtggaggcaggaacaaataggcagagtttctttcaccctaatgcatctgttcacctagcagtaaataggtacctgggaattagacagctgctacgggctgcttcctggggggggtgtaacaaaaaggaggcctggtcgaggaccgggctgcttcctgaggggagtgtaacaaaaaggaggcctggtcgaggaccgggctgcggggacgctaaacaccgaaaacatctcaagataaccaagatatcaCACAGTACATAGTATGTTAATTTGTAAATAACAGTTGTTTAGTGCATGCTAGTCTTTAGTGTGTGTAGGAGATTTGTGTTGGTCTTGAAGAATTGCctggtattttatatattttcatatctcatctttaaatttaaataattgCTTTATATCTTATATTAAAGTATCAATAATCTCTTCAGTGATGAATATCATTATGTGTATGTAATATGACATAACTTTACTAAATTGAAAGATACTTGGAAAGTAATCACCTGTATGACAGCAAAGTTGAGGATGCGGTTGTAGAAGAAAGTGACATTATTGGCAGTAGACCTGATGGTAGTGTTAAAGAGCTCGGCAGATAAGAGAAAGGGGATGGTGCGACACCCCAGGCAGTACCCGAAGACTGCCACCAGTACTGTGGTCAGTGGCACCCACCCTGGCCACAGATCACCCACTACATTAATCATGTAAAAATAAATCCCAAGCATGATTATTGATATGCCCATTACAGCAGTAGAAATCACAATCATTGGCCGACGTCCAGCATGGTCCATTAGTATAACTGACAAAAGTGTACCAGCAATTTGAACCAAACCTGTGTACACAATGGCCATGTTGTGGTTTGCAACACCTGCTGATATAAAAATGTTTCCTGTGTACATTATGAGAATATTACCCCCACTAATTTGTTGAAGAGTCATATTGAAAAGGGCTATTAAGAATGGTCTTCGTGTACGTGGTCGCCACAGCTCGCCGAGTTCGTGTTTTCTTCCCACTGATACTATTTTGGCTTccatttcggtgatttcttttgtcAAGTCGTAGTTTGGTCCTCTCAGCCGTCTAAGAGCTACCTCAGCATCATCTCTCTTTCCCCTAAGTAATAGCCAATGTGGTGACTCTGGAACAAAGATGATGGCAACAAAGGTGAGAACACAAGGAGTAGCGCAGATATAGCAGCTGGTGCGCCAGGAGAAGCAGGCTCCAGCTACATATGTTAAGACAACGCCCAGGGTGACGAATAGTGACGGCACAGCTCCCAGGCGACCTCTTATCCCTCCCTCAGGAATTTCACTGCAATATACCTGCAACACAAATGGTTATTTACTGAACGACATACAGTACATTAAATTCTAAGACAAATGttgtttattattaaaattaactaaataaTTTATGAATTTTATGTAAGGCATATCATGTAGttgttttttatataaaaatgtcATCTGTAAATTGTTGAATAGTTTGGCAAGTCTCATTTTAGTATTAAGGAATCAACAATTCAAAATATTTTTTGCCTTTTAGCAAGTTGAAGTAAAGTTAGTTCACTGAAGTACAAAATTAATTTGTTCCCCTTACTTGTACTGCAGAAAATAAGAAAGCAGTAGAAAGTCCACACAAAGCTCTGCCAGTGAGCACAAGACCCAGATTGGAGGCCAGTGCTATGATGATCCAGCCAGCAAACAGAAAGGGGCAGCTGGCAAGGATAGTTTTGCGTCGGCCCAGTACATCCGTGACACGACCAGCTACCGTACTTCCCACTATGGCTCCCAGGGCAACAATACCCACTGGTGAGGAGAGGCCATTATCCGGTTACTACCTGGTCTAGTAACTTGTTCAAAGATTATAGAATGATAAATCATTATTCCACAATAGGGTCTCAGTTGTATGGGAAAGGCTACATTCTTAAGTTGGTTAATTTAAACCACAGTGTATGCATCGTATAAGACAAGACTACTAACCTCAGCAATATAGTACATTTATAACAATTCTGATAAGGGGGAACAAATGATAGTGGTTTTTGTTTGATTTTAGTATTTCTAGGACTAAAGAACCAAATTGGCACTCAGCTCAGATATCAGCTGATGGATAAGACTGCAGAGAAATAGTGTTAATCTGACGGTAATCGTTATGTCAATTTATTGTCCTGCACTGTCAAGAATTTAGTAATAAGTGATTGATGGTTAATACCTGGTTATCACAAACTTTGATGCTATGTCAGCACTCTTTATATAGGCGCAGATTTATATGCATATAACATCAATAGGAGTTTCAGTTGGTTACCAACATTTTCATGGGGTGGCAACCCATAAAGAGCATGCTTTATCAGCCTGCTCTAGCCACAAATAATCTATTACTGGCCAGTTTTATGAGCATTATGTTTAACTTATTAGGATATTTGGTCATGTTTTAGTGAAAGCCAGATAGCCTGGAATcacaatgttggcaatgtagtagTATAGCCTGGAATcacaatgttggcaatgtagtagTTACTGTAGCAGTATAATTCCTCTACACTGATCTTGTGATTTGCTCACAGTCCATCGATCACTGCATTTCCTTGTACAGTATGTAGCTTTGAGTCCATGAACTCTCAGGGAAGTTTAAATAGTTCTTGTTTCATTGACTTACTGTTTTCATCTAATTTGTGGGAATAGGCCTACTGTGAGTTAGGACACAGACAAGCTGGGAGGCCAAAGACAAGTGGGGCAGGAACCTCCTTATTACTACTCTTCAACAAAATATATATCAATCCTTTTTTTCCTGTAAATTCTCTGCCATGGTGTGAACCATGTTATATTACTGTGATTATTATTCAGATGACTAGAAATTAAGGCATTGTACACACTAAGAGTCCACATGTGTGCTTTAATCAAGAGTTGCTACTGTATTAATTTGCTtgagatgtattcacctagttgtgcttgcgggggttgagctttgctcttttggcccgcctctcaactgtcaattaactgttattaactactattccccccccacacacacagggatgcctgatttTTCAGTCATTCCTGTGtaaaggagttgtagctgatgtgtggaaaaaggctaacatcgtcccaatctacaaaagtggcagcagggaagaccccctcaattatagacctgtatcattgacaagtgtaatagtcaaaatattggaaaaaataattaaaactaaatgggtagaacacttggagaaaaacgatataatatcagacagacagtatggttttcgatctggaagatgctgtgtaacgaatttactcagtttctatgatcgagcaacaaagattttacaggaaagagatggttgggttgactgcatctatctggacttaaaaaaggcttttgacagagttccacctaagaggttgttctggaaactggaacatattggaggggtgacaggtaagcttctagcatggatgaaaaatttcctaactgatagaaaaatgagggctgcaataagaggcaatgtatcggattggaggaatgtcacaagtggagtatcacagggttcagttcttgcaccggtaatgttcattgtctacataaacgatctaccagatggaatgcagaattatatgaacatgtttgctgatgatgctaagataatagggaagataagaaacctagaagattgtcatgcccttcaagaagacctggacaaaataagtatatggagcaccacctggcaaatggaatttaatgtgaataaatgccatgttatggaatgtggaataggagaacatagaccccacacaacctataaattatgtgagaaatctttaaagaattctgacaaagaaagggatctaggggtggttctagataaaaactgtcacctgagaaccacattaagaacattgtgcgaggagcttaTGCTACATtttttaacttcagaattgcttttaaatacatggacggCGAAATACCAgaaaaattgttcacgacttttgttagatcaaagctggaatatgcagcagttgtatggtgcccatatcttaagaagcacataaacaaactggaaaaggcgcAAAGACATGCCACCAAGTGGCTCccggaactgaaggacaagagctatgatgagaggttagaggcattaaatatgcaaaaactagaagatagaagaaacagaggcgatatgatcactacgtacaaaatagtaacaggaattggtaaaattgatagggaagaattcctgagacccggaaataagaacaagaggtcataaattaAAACTAAGAAAACAAagatgccggagaaatataagaaaattctcttttgtaaacagagtggtagacggttggaacaagttaggtgagaaggtggtggaggccgaaatcgtcagtagcttcaaagcgttatatgacaaagagtgctgggtagacgggacaccacgagcgtagctctcatcctgtaactacacttaggtaattacacacaccagGGGCtagctggctgagtggacagcgctctagactcgtggacctagggaccagggttcgatcccagcagtcggcagagacaaatgggcagagtttctttcaccctgatgcccctgttatctagcagtaaataggtacctgggagttagacagctgctacaggctgcttcctaggggtgtgtgtgtgtgaaaatttttttttagtaacagttgattgacagttatgaGGCAGGctgaaaaagcagagctcaaccccccgcaagtacaactaggtgaatacacccaggaagcagcccgtaacagctgtctaactcccaggtacttatttgctgctaggtaacaggggcatcagggtaaaagaaactcttcccatttgttttccgccatcgccggggaccaAAATATAGGACGAAAGCCTGTTTTGGCCCATTCCTACAAGCTTAATTTTTACCAGTGAAGGATTTTAAGATAAGGTTTCACTATCCTCACCATTCACCCAGAAAATCTAACTTGCCACAAGGCTTTAGCTGGAATAAGTCACCAGATAAATCAGCATTAATTAGGCTTCTTTGAACTGTACTCCACAATTGTTACAAATATTTCTGGGGCAGGTCTCGGCTAGCTCAATATTTGCCCCATTATCAGAAATTGACTGATGGGCAGTGAATCTCGAAAAATTATTAAAACGATCTCTTCGGGCATGTCAAGGGCCATTTCAGTTCAATAAGCAGGTGTAGGTTTTCATATGCTTAATGTCTCTAGTATTAGTAACAAAAATGAATCCTGGTAATGTACCGTAAATACATGTACACCGAGTAATGAGGCACTCTCCCCTCTGGTAATTGGGGAGGAACTGATTATGTACATTGGCAGCCATCGTTTCAATTACAAATTGTGCACTTCTTCAATATTACTGTTGCTGTTAACAATGACAGCATTTGCTAGTACTGTAACTAGATAAAGTACAGGTTAATGTTCTCTGTTGTGTGAAGCTGCAGTGTTTGTTTTGTCACTCTCCATGAACATTATATTGATAGAGTATGATTAGCTCAAAATTAGTTTGGATAATAGATTTTCATATGTTCTGTTTTAGCACTTTAGTCAAATAGCATTATCAGGGGGAGTGGTTAGCTGTCGTgtatataaatactgtactaaGTAGTAAGttcttttaaattttaaaatgcaTAAAAATTCTTTTTTAAAAATACTTGAAATTAACTAATCTTCATTCTAAAACATAATGACAAAATTTGTAAGGGTTGTACATACCTACCCAGGCATTGTTTGAGGTGCCCATCTGGATGTGTGGGTCAGCATCCAGGGAGGGCAGTGCCCCTGCTGACCACCCATTGACAGCTCCAGCTGACAGGGTTCCCAATGATGCTGCCAGACATGACAACACCTGCTCCAACCCACAAATGGATACAAGCATTACATCATGAGAAATAATAGAGTGCTTGTAGAGATAGCATTTTGATCAGTTGCTGTgacctgtcttccagtgttgagCTACattatggggaggtaaatgtcggGTAGGGTGGATATACAGGCACACAACCCCACCCTAATTGTGTACTTTGTTTCCAAGCCATCCTGATGTGATGAATGTCACCCTGACGTGATCCCATCACATCAGGGTGACAGGCATTCTTGGAAGGATCCCGTCTTTCTGCCTGTCACTGGGTTGTGGCAAAGCTTCATGTCCTAGAATTTATGATTGCATGCATGCCGTTCCTTGGAAGGGAGCCTACATAGACGCACTGCTCgggccaacccgtcctcagtctatgttcattccatccagcgatcGACTCCAAaattgcattcataaattttaacatgctgttcattcaaaaaagaattttctcaaatttataataatattgttataaaaaaaaaaaagggaagggggtggtaggagaaaagcacacagaaactgtattggaggggacctacattccctccaatgcgttatgtgtggtttcctccgaggctatgggtcccccttcttccagccagaggtggtactcccttccctattaaaaaaaaaaaaaaataatattgttatatatttgcatactgtgcatatttaggcattggttaggttaggtgtttaggttctgttggtgattacagTACATATTTGTATTTGTGGTACGTAGATGAAGCATttataccaacccgtcctcagaccaaatgCATTCTATTCACCGGTCGATCCCAAAGATGAATTCATAaactttaacatgctgttcattcaaaataggaattttctcaaatataaattaatattataaaatattagcataatgtgcatatatagacataggttaggttaggtgtttaggttctgttggcgattatttatttttgtagtgcatggtgaagcatttacagcatcgtagtttgaacaaaattcgtcggtgaagcacttgttccggaattgttcgaacgaaatcagttttgAGCTGTGTGTACACCATTTTTTATTCATAAGCACAAGGTATGgctggtgcatggaatcacttttgggtctttgtttggaggacgggctgtttacagcaccctgtcctcgactcaagtccattacatccaccggtcgaccccacagacgcattcataaatttttacatgctgttcattcaaaacaggaattttctcaaatataaattaatacagtatttatatttgtatttgtagcaattatttattatatatagcaATTATATGTAGCAATTTGtatttggtgattatttgtatttgtagtacgtgggtgtatcatttacagcgttgtgattcgaacaagactcataagtgaagcacttgttctggaagtgttcgaacgtcagcagttgtgagtcgtgtgtaaaccgtttttcattcataaacagggggtttggcgggtgcatggaatcacttttgggtctttgtttggagaacAGGCTggttta
This DNA window, taken from Procambarus clarkii isolate CNS0578487 chromosome 40, FALCON_Pclarkii_2.0, whole genome shotgun sequence, encodes the following:
- the LOC123757952 gene encoding facilitated trehalose transporter Tret1; this encodes MCKSCEVQQVVVAGQDASTRHHTTTVLPQVLSCLAASLGTLSAGAVNGWSAGALPSLDADPHIQMGTSNNAWVVGIVALGAIVGSTVAGRVTDVLGRRKTILASCPFLFAGWIIIALASNLGLVLTGRALCGLSTAFLFSAVQVYCSEIPEGGIRGRLGAVPSLFVTLGVVLTYVAGACFSWRTSCYICATPCVLTFVAIIFVPESPHWLLLRGKRDDAEVALRRLRGPNYDLTKEITEMEAKIVSVGRKHELGELWRPRTRRPFLIALFNMTLQQISGGNILIMYTGNIFISAGVANHNMAIVYTGLVQIAGTLLSVILMDHAGRRPMIVISTAVMGISIIMLGIYFYMINVVGDLWPGWVPLTTVLVAVFGYCLGCRTIPFLLSAELFNTTIRSTANNVTFFYNRILNFAVIQTFPYFEESAGAYTVFFVLGGLCLACCGISLICVPETKGKTLEQLQEYFEKKSTSTPECKVNDKKIQEPTISYNDVTSKTSKSLIAPSSCTLVNENVTNTSRGLSSTCTKTIVHSEKGKQDESSVESTKL